A single Bacillus sp. OxB-1 DNA region contains:
- the eutC gene encoding ethanolamine ammonia-lyase subunit EutC, with the protein MNEQLIEKITKMVVEKLQTNQAGAKESRMPVQIFNETPVGNRATEEERPRQAAAGGVKFHNTVVRESEADHRPHSFPKNTSSEQQEENYDQLADLRKKTPARIAVGRAGSRPKTDTWLQFRFDHAAAVDAVYGEVPEEILDRLGFFQTHSRVQDKEEYIRRPDLGRRLSDDSQRMVKEKCKHAPTVQVVASNGLSAKALEENLEDVYLSLEQSLNNLGIEMGTTFYVDKGRVALMDEIGELLQPDVVIILIGERPGLVSAESLSAYICYKPRIGTIEADRMVVSNIHKGGIPPVEAGAYLGTLIQKILKYEASGVSLVRKEG; encoded by the coding sequence GTGAACGAACAACTCATTGAAAAGATAACGAAGATGGTCGTAGAAAAATTGCAGACAAATCAAGCAGGAGCGAAGGAAAGCCGGATGCCTGTCCAGATTTTCAATGAAACCCCGGTTGGGAACCGTGCAACGGAAGAAGAACGGCCTCGCCAAGCGGCTGCCGGGGGTGTGAAGTTTCACAATACGGTGGTGCGTGAGAGCGAAGCGGATCATCGCCCGCATTCTTTTCCGAAGAACACTTCGAGTGAGCAGCAGGAGGAAAACTATGATCAGTTGGCCGACCTGAGGAAAAAAACGCCTGCCCGGATTGCGGTAGGACGTGCGGGGTCAAGGCCCAAAACGGATACATGGCTCCAATTCCGATTTGACCATGCTGCTGCAGTGGATGCCGTGTATGGGGAAGTGCCCGAAGAGATTTTAGATCGCCTTGGTTTCTTCCAAACCCATTCCAGAGTGCAGGACAAGGAGGAGTATATCCGGCGCCCTGATTTGGGGAGACGGCTTTCGGATGATTCCCAAAGAATGGTGAAAGAAAAGTGCAAGCATGCACCGACCGTCCAGGTGGTCGCTTCGAACGGCCTCAGTGCGAAGGCGTTGGAAGAGAATTTGGAGGATGTCTATCTTTCATTGGAACAGTCGCTGAACAATCTGGGGATTGAGATGGGCACGACCTTTTATGTCGATAAAGGCCGGGTTGCCTTGATGGATGAAATCGGGGAACTCCTGCAACCGGACGTCGTGATCATTTTGATCGGTGAGCGGCCTGGGCTGGTATCGGCGGAGTCATTAAGTGCGTACATCTGTTACAAGCCCCGGATCGGCACGATCGAGGCGGATCGGATGGTCGTTTCCAACATCCATAAGGGGGGCATTCCACCCGTGGAAGCGGGAGCGTATCTCGGAACGCTCATCCAGAAAATATTGAAATACGAGGCGAGTGGCGTTTCACTCGTCCGGAAAGAGGGATAG
- the eutL gene encoding ethanolamine utilization microcompartment protein EutL, with amino-acid sequence MKKIFADLLSMQVIPNVDEGLAKQFQLKPYQRSLGLFTTTIDDVGYTAADEATKTSDVEVVYAKSFYAGSAHPSGPLSGEFIGIIAGPSPEEVKSGLDSIRITIENTAYFEAIDDNPNHVLYAHTISSSGSYLSKMAGVAQGQALAYLIAPPIESIVGLDAALKAADVRICEFFSPPSETNYGGGLLTGSQSSVQAAADAFREAIQLMARRPLDY; translated from the coding sequence ATGAAAAAAATATTTGCGGATCTACTCTCCATGCAAGTCATTCCCAATGTGGATGAAGGCTTGGCCAAGCAGTTTCAACTGAAGCCGTATCAACGCAGCCTCGGACTTTTCACGACGACAATTGACGATGTCGGCTATACGGCTGCGGATGAGGCGACGAAGACATCGGATGTTGAAGTGGTCTATGCAAAAAGTTTTTATGCCGGATCAGCCCATCCTTCAGGTCCTTTATCGGGAGAATTCATTGGCATCATCGCAGGACCTTCTCCTGAAGAAGTGAAAAGCGGGTTGGATTCTATCCGGATCACGATTGAAAATACCGCTTATTTTGAAGCGATCGATGATAATCCGAATCATGTCTTATACGCCCATACCATATCGAGCAGTGGAAGTTATCTCTCGAAGATGGCGGGGGTGGCGCAAGGTCAGGCGCTTGCGTATTTGATCGCTCCGCCGATCGAATCGATTGTCGGATTGGATGCCGCCTTGAAAGCGGCGGATGTCCGGATTTGTGAATTTTTCTCACCGCCTTCTGAAACGAACTATGGCGGAGGGTTATTGACGGGGAGTCAATCTTCTGTCCAAGCGGCTGCGGATGCGTTCAGGGAAGCGATCCAGCTGATGGCAAGAAGACCGTTGGATTACTGA